The Betta splendens chromosome 2, fBetSpl5.4, whole genome shotgun sequence nucleotide sequence ACTCTGTTGTGAGTCATGCTTACCTGAACTAATATCTTTATTAACTGAGACAATGTCTTGtacttgttttaatgttttcgtGAATTTGGTTTAACTGTTGACGTATTTCATCTAGAATTTCAACCAGTTCTCTTTCTGTGTCATTGGCTGAACAGGTCAGGATATTTTCATCTGTTACAGTTTTGTCTTCAACCAGCTCAAGAAGTGTGCTTCCTCCTTTATTTTTCCAACTGTTATTGATGTAATTTATTTCTATACAGTGCAACATTTCCGTCCTCCATGAGAGGAGGCTTGATCTGTCAGTTGGTGTTGACTGAAATCTCTTCAGGAGCGTATTGAACAAGGTAGTAGCATCTTCTGGACTCCATTTAATATTTGTAACAAGTCCTTTCAGTTTAATAAGAAGAAGGTTTTCACTTTTGTTTGAATTCATCGTTTTGTGAGCAGTAAGGACTTGTAGAcctttagaaaaaaaattataattttgaTATTTCTTGTTTAACAACCCATAATCATGGCAAACATTCAaagaacacatttatttatcttttttcttATGTCCATACACTGTACATAATGTTATTTATAGATACCTATGGAGATTATACTATTTTATATTTCTGTTCtcttctgtttctgtatttctcAGCAAAGAAATTCTACAATTCTGTAATCATGCTAACTATATATAACCACTTTGCTAAACTGTACCTCTGTTGCaatttccccattgcgggaCAAATTAAGGTTTTCTATCCTATTCTATTTTACTTCAATATTATACAATATTGTACTGACACTTTAGTTTGAACTGAGTAAACGTATGAAAAGCCTACAAAGCTGTGTAATATCCACATATAGTAGTAACATTTAATTTATGGCAAGAGCATTTCAAGatctatacagtatgttactcTAAGTTAACAGTGTGTTAAAATGCAAGTATTAATAACATTATTGTTATCAAGCATTACTGTATATCAACCTTTGTTCCTAATTCCTAATGCTTTAGAAGTATATTACTTACCTAAGGGCAAGCTGAGGAAGGTTATGTGAAATGTAGTTGATCTGCAGCCACAACAATTAGACTCACCTATATTCTTTCGTTTGTGTTATTTTATGCCATCTCTGTCTGGGCAGAGCCCTGAGGGAAATTCCTGCTTTACTCTCAGTTTctattaatttcatttattcatctgaAGGTGTAACTGGTCCTGCTATggtttttgtttcactttggcATCATGTGATTTCTTGAAAGCAAAATATCCTATTAAATGAAAGAGGAATGACATCTGATGGACATCGAGTACATagaattttccttttttgtatatttcaatttctttttatcattttatcattCTTTTTATCAAATAGACAAACTAATAATCATTAAAATACACTTAGCACTTTTTAGCTACACCTGTACAGTTTAGGCATGCAAGGGATCTGTGACCTTCATGTATTAAGGAGTGCTGCTTTGTATTGGATCAGCAGCCCAGTATTCCTGTTACATTAAGTCATtagtttacagtacagtaaaacacagtttATGAGCAGCATAAAATTGTTCCGAATTCCAAATACCTTTAGTTTAACTTTGTTCAATTTGAGTCATAAAAATAAGTCTATAATGTTGTTAGAATTTTAGACAATGCCTTTTACTATATtccattttttgttttaaatatgatTCGACAcagttaaatacattttttactcTTCTGCTGGAGCCATTAATTGCATTGGTGGTAATAGTTAAAATGAAGCACTGTGACCAGTATCTACTTTTTCTGTCAGTCCATTCAACACCTGTACCGGTCCAGACTCAGGAAACGGGCTGTCGGTATCACAGCTgaccctcccacacacaccgaACGCAAACTGTTTAAGCTCCTCCCCTCAGGCAGGTAACACAGAGataaccaccagaaccaccagacacagagcaaGCTTCTTCCcctgtgtctgagctgagctCTGAACTCCTCTGTCACAGAACAATAAGTCAGTCCAATAACCATgtctgtaaataattaaaaatacatatgtTAATATATCTTACTAAAGAGTACAAACAGACAGagtaaaatcaaatcaaatttctTGCTTGTCCTGCACAAACTTGTCCAATAAAGATGATTGTGATTCTGAGACTGTGGAAGAAATGTTTGATTCAGCAAATGCTTCTTTGAAAAGCGTTTGCCATCTGCTGGACAAATCCTGTTACAGCATTGTTTATACAGATATGGTTAGatataaaacacattcattggCTGCATGTATGAAACTCCCAGTAGTGACAACCACTCTGTAGAACATATTCCAAGGACCCATCACATGTCCCTGAAGGCCTAAGCTGCTCTGTTTCTACATCTCACGAGGATGATAATTAGTACTTACATCTCAGAAGTCActatgctactgtacatacttaTTGTTGTCCACATCTGAACCCTCTGCACAAATGCTCAGTCATGGTGACAATAATAAAGATGAGGCTTTGGTTTTGGAACAGGTTTAAGCAGAAAAACTACATGGTTAGTTAAGGTCTCAAATCACAAAATGTGCTTTCTTCAGCAGGCCTTTGATTTTactaaatgaaattaaaaaaactttttttttttcaaaaaaaatcACATGTTGTCGAAAAATCGATTTATGTGACAAAATctgtaaaaatgacaaaatctgtaacaaaaaaagttttttcCTTATATGTCTGTTAGGTAACGTGTATATAACATTAGAAGGTTACTGTAGAATAATATTTTTAGATCATTTATCATATTTTTTGTAATATACACGTGGGTAATGTTTATATTGCAGCCAGTCAAGCTGCATTCACGGCAGTGGGGAGCAGACCTACAGTTAATGGGGTTGTGACGTGACTGAATCACTCTGAGAATCACAGACATAGTTGTGTTTGTTCtcataaataaatcacacatcGGTTGTTCCAATTCCAGATGCCGTGATAGAGGCTGTTTGAAGCAGCTGGTATTTGTCTAAACACCACAGTATTTTCTCACCCATCGGCACACAACAACCAACACGCCCATTCTGGGCGAGGACAACCGGTCCGGTCGCATTGAGATGGGCTCAGTCTTGACAGAGTAACAAGTGAAGTACCCGCAGTGGCACAAAAACCGGAAGTGTCGATCATTCTCCGTCAAAATAAGGATGAAAACGCGGGATTACATTTTGAACATGAAAAGAGGAGGGACTTCAATTACGGAGCCCTATACAAAATCAAACGTAAATAGTAAAGGTAAAGTCAGATACAGTTTGTAGATGAGGCAGTTTTGTAGAGATGGtacatataaattatatacagtatgtagaaaTGTTGAGTACTTTAGTGGCATACTTGTTGTTGACACGATCAAGAGGCCATTTTAATCCACAGACTACCTCGATATGGTCATAGTGACACTGGTATTGGAGTGCAGCAGACGGCTCAAAcagacttttattgtgaaaggtgTGGCACCGGAGGTTCGCCACGGCTGTCTTGACACAGGTGCACGCGGCTAATTAAACCATTGACTATGCACTCCAGAGCAGACGCGTTCTAGTGCGTTAGTCTGACGCGGGTTTATTCCGACTAACAGGCTCACGTACACAAACACTGCACCACCAAACCGGGCGCTCTGACGATGAGAGGAGACACGAACACGGTGagttgtgtttatttagttttttaccGCCGAACAGGTTTTCACACAGCTGCACGAATGTTTGCGAAGCGCGTGTCAGTTAAAAAAAACTCCTGCTCTTTGTGTTAAATCCGTACTTATCAGGAGGATGTTGCGGAGGGCGACGGTTATGGAACGACTGgaacaggaactgcagccgagGAAAGGAGACCTGTGAGTACAGGACTTGAGATGCGCCAGAAAGTATGTTGCAGGGGTAGAAAGTGGTACAGTACACGGGTAGAAGTGTATTTATTCAAAGACTTCACTTTTGTGCTCTTTGCTCCtgaattactgtacatttgagaCTAGTTAGTTTCACTtttatctcttttttttatcttcacaATTTAAATGTTACACAAATCATTTGCCTTTTAGGTATTGGATTCAATTTTCAAGGTGTCGCTTCTTTTTTTTGCATAAACAGAGACAGTTATGCTGTTTTCTCACCAGTTTATTTCAATATTGACGTCTCATGTTATTTCACAAATAGTCAGCAAAACCGATAAACAAGTTTGTGCATTTTTGACTTTTTTATCTCAATCATTGAATcactttcatcatcatcataatatTTCAATTACTTGATTAATTCATTTAGTATTGTGAATCTGTTTACATACTGATGTATCAGTTTTCATCATCTAATAATGTTATGTTATGATATGACATTAGAGGTGTTGTATATTGTGATAGACATGCATTTTGCTAGTTCTTACGTGTTCATACTTTTACACATAGACTTTTGAAGCTGAAGCTTTTGAAGTTTTTACTTAGTTGCGGATGATTAGTAGCTTATTGAATTACTTTTGCTCAAGTTTTTTCAAGCCTCCTCCCAAAGGTGTGTACACTGATTTAAAAATATCAGCCCTCTCTGAATTCCTGCTTTTCATCATGTGTTTCGTAACATGTTGTTATGCTGTGCGATGAGTTGACACAATGGTAGCTGGTTATATGCATAGATGTGTTTTTGAAGGTAAAGACAGGTGGTACAGTAACagtatacatttatttttttaaactcttcTTGGACAACGTTTTTCTTCACAGAGTATTACAACACTACAAAATATGCTAAAGAAAGCTTCCCAAAGCCAGTTTCACGATCAGCACAAGGTGAGTGGCTACAAATATACCTGCTGTCACACCTAAATACCTAATGGGTCTAAACATAGTACAACATGCTTTTGGATTTTCAGATTACAGTCCTGCTTTAGCCTTGATGGATAACTTTTTAAAAGCAACGTATCCACTGTGTGGTTTAGGGTCAATGTCTGTAGAGACATAAAGAAATTACATCCATTACTTTGCTGAAATGATGGAACTTCATGATATTTATTAGTAGGCAGCCCATTTAGAGCAGGGTGGAGGACTGGGTCAACATTTCTGACAGTGACCAATGTCTGccatgtttttctgttgtttatcAGAATGGAATCAGTGGTGATGTTGCAAGAATTAACCCTTTATATAAGTATTACCTGGTACGTACTCTTAAGGAAATACTGTTTGTAAAACTAGTTAATTGGTTAAATACCAAGTTAATTTATGTGAATTTATGTTCTTAACATGATTGGTCTTGGTTTTAAGGAATCTGGCAGCAAAGACTATGGCATGAATAACGAGAAGAAGGAAATATCAGAGGATGAAACAACTGATACTGTCTTGGCAGCTGAATTTCAGAGTACCCCTCTAGATCTTAAACCCAGACACAGGGttatggaaaatggaaatcagctCTCTGAACGTCAGAAGGACCCATTTCAAACCTCGACCCACAACCCTGTAAAAGACTTCTTCCAGAAATCCTCAGTGGGTCAAATCACATCTGCTAGGGGATCTTTTTATGATGTAACCCTCAACTCACCAGATCTGTTTGAGGCAAATCCAACTCAACCACAAGGCTTTTCCAAAACTATACCATCAAAAAGTTCAGGCATCTTGAACAATGAAGTTGGTGGTCTTTTCAGTGCTGCCAAGAGTGAGGAGTTATTCCCTACTGGTCATGCTAAGGATGTCAGCTTCTTCAATGACTCTCCCAGTACTTTTGTGGACCCATTTAGAGCTCCTTCAAGTAATGAGGATGATGTGTTCATGTCCCCACAGTTAAATGGGGCAAGCCCATTTTCTGTCTCTTCAACCAGGAAAGAtcactttcaagcgttttcaACTAAAAGCGAGGATCTCTTTCACGccaaagaaaataaacaagacCACTCTGGTGAAGAGAGGAACAGCTTTGTTGCATTTTCTAAGGAAAACCTTGACATATTTTCAACATCCTCAACAAATGACCCATTTGACCCATTTCCAAGCCCTATCAGGGGGGATTTATTCCAAGACGTGTCAAGCTTGGATGACCCATTTGGAACTACAACCTCTAAACAATATGATCCTTTTCATGAAGTATCAAACAGGACTTCAGACATTTTTCAGCCTCTTGAGCAATCAAGGACTCCTCCACAGTCTTTTAGTGGACTTAAAGACATTGTTTTAACGACTCCTGAAGGAACCAAATATGATATTCTACAACCAACTCCTTTCGTCCGAGCCAGGAATCTGGCCATGTCTGCCAAGCACTCACCAACTGATATGTCTCATGTACGTACAGTAAAGGGTTGCAATATAATATGAAGACAACAATTACATCAATTTTAACACAATTAATTGTGAGATCTAGATGATCAACGTTGTTTTGACCTTTATTTCATGTCATAATCAAACTTGCAGGTGCCAACCATCAAACGTCCTCCAAAGCCACTTCCTCGCACAAAACTACTAAAGACAGGAAAGCCACCCACTCCAGAAAATCCATCTACTCCAGAGAAGCCACCCACACCAGAAAAAAGATCTACTCCAGAGAAGCTACCCACTCCAGAAAATCCATTTCCTCTAGAGAAGCCACCCCCTCCAAAAAGGCCACCAAAACCAGAAAGGCAACCACTGCTAGCCACACCTGTATGCAAATAACCCAGTTTAGAATACATTTCTGGTTGCTTTGTTGCTACTGCATCTGTTTTGCTATTAATGACGTTCTTCTCTTTGGACTGTGGTTAGGTTGAACCTGAAGCAGCTGCACCAAAACTGTCTCCTAAAGCGATAATCAGACGACTGTCAAAGCCAGTTATTAGCCGCAAACCAAAATCCCCGGTATACACAATGATATCTTCAACAACATTTCACCACACATTCAAATATGTCTTATATCCCAGTGTGTTGGTAAATAAACCACTGTAAgtcatttttgtctgttttatagGATAGTAAAGAGGTTCACCCAGAAaactttgttgtgtttgaggaCATCCTGCTCACTGGACAGGTGAGTTCTATTCATTGACTGATTGATTATTGAACATGTTTCCAAAATTGCTAATGATTCTATAGATTAGGGCCATTTAATAAAAGAAAGGGTTATGTCGTTCGATCTGTAATGTCAAAATATACAAATAGATTTGATTTGGGAAGTATCTAACTGTTAACCCCAACCCCAAACCAGGAGAGGTGTGTGGAAGATTGGCCTGAAGACAGTCCTGAAGTTGTCCCTGGCTACAAACCAGTAAGAAAACCAATATAATCATTACATAATGCAGCTATGCTTGCACAATTCTTCTGTGCTTTACTCATGccaatttgtgttttatttactaTTATAATTTTGATAATTTAAGTCTAGCAAATTTAAACTACGGCGGGAGTCATGGCAGGTAAGAAACCATTTTTAGTCAGCGGTATTTGatttaatgagaaaaaaattacgcttaaaaaaaaatcaccttttTAGATGAAGGCAGATTCTGATGGAGGAAGTGGAGAGGACATTTCTCTGACTCAAACCAAGGTAATATCAGGCACATGAAGCCAATTGTTTAACAATATATACCTTCTTGTAAAACACTCTATCACCAGTATATttattaaatgtgtatttatgacagaaaaaggacaagaaATTTAGAATGTCCCTAATCTCCAGAAGAGGCTCAAAGGTGAGCAGAGCGATGCAAAACATCTTTGCAGCTTTTTATTGtacttttgttgtttctgttatTCATTTTGTTCATCACTTTTAGGATATGTTTTCTGACACAAAGGagggcaggagcaggagcagaacacTATCCTTTACCCAAAAATCACCAAAGGTAACGTTGACACTATTCTAAAGTTAATGTTTGTTAACTTAGTCTAACAGTTAAAGTGCAGTTCTAATAGTGAAATAAGATATATTGCAAAGGCACAAAGGGCCTCATTCTACAGTAGATTaagtttcaaattaaaagcaaaaacaaaaaaaaacatgattattGAGTTCTCAGACCATTGAACTTTGCTCCTGTATTGTTGTGGTAATCAGTCACATTGACCTTGCACATTGACTGTGCATATGTTCCTTTTGAGTGCAGATAAATACTCAGAAGATGAGCTTCTAAGCTCTGATCTGATCTTAAATCTGTCCagaaaaatttatttttatatgataGTCTGGCTTCCATAGAGTTCTCTGAGATGGGTATGTCTGTATCAGAAGTGTTCAAATGGTACATCTATTGTTTAGTTAGTAGTTGGGATGTTTTGCAATTTGaattgtgtttgaagtgttagTATAGAATTAATTTGAGAATAACATAAGTCTCTCaagttttataattatttacatgtactgtatgtaacagtAGTTCTACTGACTAATTGACTAAACACTCTACCTAAAATACAGTCTTGGTGCTGTTTTTCAGGACTATTTTTCAGACCCTCCCATACCTGGGGAAAATGGAGAACATGAGGAGATGGATTACAAAGTATGGTTTTCACAtgtttctactgtacatgcatgaaTAATAACTATAAACTATTGGTGGTTTAAtcatggttttgttttcacCAAAAGAAACCACAGAAAATCAAACCTGGCAGGCTGCGTAGACCATCCAGTCCCTCTTTATTACTGGGAGTGGAAGGGAAATACACAAGTGGAAATTCACTTCAAGAATCAAAGGTATGCTGATGTAAAATGTGTATTAgttgaaaataaacaacagtGTGTCACAAAGTGGCACTGATATAAAGCCTATTATTAGGAAAACTTATTTTTGTATAAACACTAAAGACACTATCTAATGCTACTTTAGGATGATCGCATCAAGAAGAAATGTGTTGAGAACTCTGTTTTGTACTAGTTTACATACTCTGGAAACATTAAAGGTTTTAggccagcagctcagcagaaagtctgcaaaagaaaaataaaacatagactCATAGGATCACATGGCCTAAGTTGAAGCCTGGTGGTggcttgtacagtaaatgttctgGGGCTGATTTGCTTCTTTTAGCACTGAAAGCCAGCAGTGTGGAAAATTGATATAAGTGTCAATTCTAATTCAAGTGTCTAAAGTAAACATGCATAATCTTGGGAGTCATTTGACCTTCTAACAAGACAATGAACCCAAGCAGTCCTCGAAATTTCCCAAGATTTTAAATAGTCAGTCACATGACTTGAAACTGTTGAAGTGTGGGCCATTACCTGAGTATTGAACGCCGCAATGGGTTGCTTTAAGTAGTAATGATGCTGAATATTGTGTTGAGCCATTTTAGCCATTTATCTGCTGTTAACATAATATAGCTGTGATGCAATGTTTTGTTTCTAACAGGGCACAGTGTTGGAAAACAGCagcggagaggaagaggaggaaggagtaGCTACACAGAAAGAGGTTAgcaactatttatttattgtattgtgcACTTAATCCTAAATGTGTAGTCTTATTGGAGGCTTGTCACACTTTTAAGAAGCCTCAATAGAGAGCTAATAATTCTGACCAAATCCTTTTTGAGTGAGAACCTTTTTTATTGCTGTATTTATTGGCTTTGATTTAGACAAATTTCATCTCTGTTTTCTTCAGAAGAGTAGAAAGAAGATGAAACTCAAGTTTGTGCCAAAGAGAGGATTTGCCATTACCAGAGAAAAGGTCTCACACCTATTCTGAAATCCACAGAaataatgttttgtgtttggtcatatgctaataaatgtgttcTCTCCAGTCTAACGACGAACCAAAAGGAGCATATGGATTCACACCTCGCAAAGAATCAATGGTATGACAGCCTCCTGTACATCTGGTATAGGGGGCATTTACATATTGTGCTTTGCATAgacatttgtctttgtgtttttttttttttgttttgatatatattgatatttttgtgaaataaacaaacttaTGTCGACATTTACTTGCATCTTATCAGTTTGACTGACAAACTTGTAACCtataaaaatctgttttgttaACTTAGTGTGAAACTGGAGAAGCATGGTTGTATACTGTACGTCTAACATAAAGCtatcttcttctcttcttttttacACTCTTAGGATGATCCTTTCGAGGATGTAGAGCAGTTAAAAAACTACCAGCTTTCATCTAGCaaggtactgtgtgtgtgtgtgtgtgtgtgtgtgtgtgtgtgtgtgtgtgtgtgtgtgtgtgtgtgtgtgtgtgtgtgtgtgtgtgtgtgtgtgtgtgtgtgtgtgtgtgtgtgtgtgtgtgtgtgtgtgtgtgtgtgtgtgtgtgtgtgtgtgtgtgtgtgtgtgtgtgtgtgtgtgtgtgtgtgtgtgtgtgtgtgtgtgtgtgtgtgtgtgtgtgtgtgtgtgtgtgtgtgtgtgtgtgtgtgtgtgtgtgtgtgtagttcatTCATAATAATTGATAATAAAATATGCTGTTTAGGCTGCTTTCATGGACGAGGACTTCCATAAAACGCAGAATGTTATCTTTGATGAAGATATTAATGGATTGGACGACAAACCTGTAACTTTTTAAttctttttataattattagaatttttcttttttcaaatacattttaatttcataGACTTTGTGTCttacagaagaaaaataaaaagatgaaagTGCCCTTCATTCGTCGAAGCTCTAAGGTAAACGTGACTGGTTTATTGTGCAGTGATAGATGGTTTTAGTTAACTGGGGATTTTTAATCTGTATTTTATAATTGTGGTTTAGGAGGACATGTTGGAAGATAATACTGGCAAGAAGAACAGCTTCTCTGCAGAAGAGTTGGATGATGACGACCTTTACGCATTGAAGAAAAGCGCAACAGTAAACACTAACTCtagtattttttattatttgttttactgttgtcATTAGtaaaaacacttttccacacaTTCTTCTTTTTTAGAAGACCC carries:
- the LOC114848497 gene encoding uncharacterized protein LOC114848497 isoform X2: MRGDTNTEDVAEGDGYGTTGTGTAAEERRPSITTLQNMLKKASQSQFHDQHKNGISGDVARINPLYKYYLESGSKDYGMNNEKKEISEDETTDTVLAAEFQSTPLDLKPRHRVMENGNQLSERQKDPFQTSTHNPVKDFFQKSSVGQITSARGSFYDVTLNSPDLFEANPTQPQGFSKTIPSKSSGILNNEVGGLFSAAKSEELFPTGHAKDVSFFNDSPSTFVDPFRAPSSNEDDVFMSPQLNGASPFSVSSTRKDHFQAFSTKSEDLFHAKENKQDHSGEERNSFVAFSKENLDIFSTSSTNDPFDPFPSPIRGDLFQDVSSLDDPFGTTTSKQYDPFHEVSNRTSDIFQPLEQSRTPPQSFSGLKDIVLTTPEGTKYDILQPTPFVRARNLAMSAKHSPTDMSHVPTIKRPPKPLPRTKLLKTGKPPTPENPSTPEKPPTPEKRSTPEKLPTPENPFPLEKPPPPKRPPKPERQPLLATPVEPEAAAPKLSPKAIIRRLSKPVISRKPKSPDSKEVHPENFVVFEDILLTGQERCVEDWPEDSPEVVPGYKPSSKFKLRRESWQMKADSDGGSGEDISLTQTKKKDKKFRMSLISRRGSKDMFSDTKEGRSRSRTLSFTQKSPKDYFSDPPIPGENGEHEEMDYKKPQKIKPGRLRRPSSPSLLLGVEGKYTSGNSLQESKGTVLENSSGEEEEEGVATQKEKSRKKMKLKFVPKRGFAITREKSNDEPKGAYGFTPRKESMDDPFEDVEQLKNYQLSSSKAAFMDEDFHKTQNVIFDEDINGLDDKPKKNKKMKVPFIRRSSKEDMLEDNTGKKNSFSAEELDDDDLYALKKSATTPKYRGHVPFPHTSRVAGQSEFAHEDDFGEDDYAGKDFLKPGESYDSKPDELETYKQKKSSKPKFLKKHKAKSKSVNMESDDPPGAAYLSEAAKAEWMAAQRDEQALSGLEDEDADGDTDSLMEWWYTVEQWDEVPSDEEDMTKKDDSKSFTILADKVNRGLRLFNKVFTERAEVLWQSSITLNAVAEDITDFHHKAKIAGITGGTTTAVGGVAAIAGLALAPFTFGASLVVTAVGVGVAAAGGITSASAAISDNVNNMQDRKKVEIVLKEYETHLLTIGKILHFVDQGLYRLRGHPFLRSGTQHYSEDWEIRKAVQMISLVDSPVRQAVEVTDTAVSSVQGLFKGTDKYFIKESGELKKSCKKEMVALIKEVSNVLNASIMELNTIREELQNATGDF
- the LOC114848497 gene encoding uncharacterized protein LOC114848497 isoform X1, with amino-acid sequence MRGDTNTEDVAEGDGYGTTGTGTAAEERRPSITTLQNMLKKASQSQFHDQHKNGISGDVARINPLYKYYLESGSKDYGMNNEKKEISEDETTDTVLAAEFQSTPLDLKPRHRVMENGNQLSERQKDPFQTSTHNPVKDFFQKSSVGQITSARGSFYDVTLNSPDLFEANPTQPQGFSKTIPSKSSGILNNEVGGLFSAAKSEELFPTGHAKDVSFFNDSPSTFVDPFRAPSSNEDDVFMSPQLNGASPFSVSSTRKDHFQAFSTKSEDLFHAKENKQDHSGEERNSFVAFSKENLDIFSTSSTNDPFDPFPSPIRGDLFQDVSSLDDPFGTTTSKQYDPFHEVSNRTSDIFQPLEQSRTPPQSFSGLKDIVLTTPEGTKYDILQPTPFVRARNLAMSAKHSPTDMSHVPTIKRPPKPLPRTKLLKTGKPPTPENPSTPEKPPTPEKRSTPEKLPTPENPFPLEKPPPPKRPPKPERQPLLATPVEPEAAAPKLSPKAIIRRLSKPVISRKPKSPDSKEVHPENFVVFEDILLTGQERCVEDWPEDSPEVVPGYKPSSKFKLRRESWQMKADSDGGSGEDISLTQTKKKDKKFRMSLISRRGSKDMFSDTKEGRSRSRTLSFTQKSPKDYFSDPPIPGENGEHEEMDYKKPQKIKPGRLRRPSSPSLLLGVEGKYTSGNSLQESKGTVLENSSGEEEEEGVATQKEKSRKKMKLKFVPKRGFAITREKSNDEPKGAYGFTPRKESMDDPFEDVEQLKNYQLSSSKAAFMDEDFHKTQNVIFDEDINGLDDKPKKNKKMKVPFIRRSSKEDMLEDNTGKKNSFSAEELDDDDLYALKKSATKTPKYRGHVPFPHTSRVAGQSEFAHEDDFGEDDYAGKDFLKPGESYDSKPDELETYKQKKSSKPKFLKKHKAKSKSVNMESDDPPGAAYLSEAAKAEWMAAQRDEQALSGLEDEDADGDTDSLMEWWYTVEQWDEVPSDEEDMTKKDDSKSFTILADKVNRGLRLFNKVFTERAEVLWQSSITLNAVAEDITDFHHKAKIAGITGGTTTAVGGVAAIAGLALAPFTFGASLVVTAVGVGVAAAGGITSASAAISDNVNNMQDRKKVEIVLKEYETHLLTIGKILHFVDQGLYRLRGHPFLRSGTQHYSEDWEIRKAVQMISLVDSPVRQAVEVTDTAVSSVQGLFKGTDKYFIKESGELKKSCKKEMVALIKEVSNVLNASIMELNTIREELQNATGDF